In Oscillatoria acuminata PCC 6304, a single window of DNA contains:
- the rppA gene encoding two-component system response regulator RppA, with the protein MRILLVEDETDLGQAIKQVLVSEKYVVDWVQDGVQAWDCLESQWTDYTVAIVDWLLPKLSGLQLCQRLRLHHNPLPVLMLTALGQPENRVAGLDAGADDYLVKPFVMEELLARLRALQRRSPQLQPQTLTVGGFTLDYGNNVLSFGLSQPPQLIPLTVKEFQLFAYLMQNCDRIISGSKIRYQLWDLDEEPISNVVAAQMRLLRRKLAQYGCPCPIETIPGQGYRFNTSR; encoded by the coding sequence ATGAGAATTTTGCTGGTGGAAGATGAGACGGATTTAGGACAAGCGATTAAGCAGGTGTTGGTGAGTGAAAAGTATGTCGTAGATTGGGTTCAGGATGGGGTGCAGGCTTGGGACTGTCTGGAAAGTCAGTGGACGGATTATACAGTAGCGATCGTGGATTGGTTGCTGCCGAAGTTATCCGGATTACAGTTATGTCAGCGACTGAGATTGCATCACAATCCGTTACCTGTGTTGATGTTGACGGCGTTGGGACAGCCGGAAAATCGGGTGGCGGGACTGGATGCTGGGGCGGATGATTATTTGGTGAAACCGTTTGTGATGGAAGAATTACTGGCGCGTTTGCGTGCATTACAGCGGCGATCTCCTCAACTGCAACCGCAAACTCTGACGGTGGGTGGATTTACCTTGGATTATGGGAATAATGTCCTCAGTTTCGGGTTGAGTCAACCGCCTCAACTGATTCCATTAACGGTGAAAGAATTTCAACTGTTTGCCTATTTGATGCAAAATTGCGATCGCATTATTTCTGGGAGTAAGATTCGATATCAACTCTGGGATTTGGATGAGGAACCCATTAGCAATGTAGTAGCGGCACAAATGCGATTATTGCGGCGAAAGTTAGCCCAGTATGGTTGTCCTTGTCCCATTGAAACCATTCCGGGTCAAGGGTATCGATTTAATACATCTCGGTGA
- a CDS encoding PCP reductase family protein, which yields MSNSDLFDDMEWTEEAKLKLKNIPYFVRSQARQRIIQLAREAELDVVTPEIVEKARLEFGQ from the coding sequence ATGTCTAATTCTGATTTGTTTGATGACATGGAATGGACGGAAGAAGCAAAACTCAAGCTCAAGAATATTCCCTATTTCGTGCGATCGCAGGCAAGGCAACGCATCATCCAGTTGGCGCGAGAAGCGGAACTGGATGTGGTGACACCGGAGATTGTGGAAAAGGCGCGCTTGGAATTTGGTCAGTGA
- a CDS encoding IS607 family transposase, whose product MARYVKPKEAAQILGVHERTLRRWDENGSIETIRTPAGQRRYNVESYTAFSGSDKRKVVIYARVSSRAQQSDLNRQVAALSNLYPEAEVVSEIGGGLNFKRKKMLALLGQVLSGDVRMVVVAHKDRLARFGFDLFRWLCEQNRCELLVLNETSLSPEREMVEDILAILHCFSSRLYGLRKYKTQVKEDPDLPQPRAK is encoded by the coding sequence ATTGCCAGATATGTCAAGCCCAAGGAAGCGGCCCAAATCCTTGGAGTCCATGAAAGAACACTCCGCAGATGGGACGAAAATGGCTCAATCGAGACCATCAGAACCCCCGCTGGGCAACGACGATACAACGTTGAGTCATATACTGCCTTCTCAGGCAGTGACAAACGCAAAGTCGTTATCTATGCCAGAGTTAGTAGCCGCGCCCAGCAGTCCGACCTCAACCGACAGGTTGCCGCACTGTCCAACCTCTACCCCGAAGCAGAAGTCGTCTCAGAAATCGGAGGCGGGCTCAACTTCAAGCGAAAGAAAATGCTGGCCTTACTGGGACAAGTCTTGTCAGGAGATGTCCGCATGGTTGTCGTTGCCCACAAAGACCGATTGGCCAGATTTGGATTTGACTTGTTTCGATGGCTCTGTGAGCAAAACAGGTGCGAACTCTTGGTTCTCAATGAGACAAGTCTCAGTCCAGAACGAGAAATGGTTGAGGACATTCTCGCCATCCTCCACTGCTTTAGCTCCCGATTATACGGACTGCGTAAATACAAAACTCAGGTCAAAGAAGATCCAGATTTACCCCAGCCCCGAGCTAAATAA
- a CDS encoding efflux RND transporter permease subunit, whose amino-acid sequence MLNSILNLTLKNSITQRWIIVIAAICITVWGIFSITQMPLDVFPEFAPPQVDIQTQAAGLAPEEVESQITVPIETAVNGLPGVTTVRSSSKVGLSMVQVVFDPNADIYRARQAVTERLQQITNQLPAGVHPPEISPLASPLATILQYAFTVTEGGETSLMDLRNFVDSTLTQQILSVPGVTQITVYGGEERQEQVLVDPAKLRSLNVSLTEVAQAARGANSNASGGFLIGGGQELLIRGMGQIKSIEDLQESVVKVQDGLPILLKDVAEVKTGSALKRGDASFNGESAVVMMINKQPQVDTPTVTKAVESRMRSLQETFPTDIQINRTFRQSNFIDSAIRNVSGSLIQGIIIVSVIMLLFLMNWRTAVITLSAIPLSLLIGLLFMKALGLGINTMTLGGLVVAIGSVVDDAIVDMENCYRGLRTNQAQGNPKHPFQVVYDTSVEVRLAVIFSTVIIIVVFAPIFSLTGVEGRIFVPMGLAYLLSIAASTLVAMTLSPALCAILLANQTLPQEGTFVSRLAERLYRPLLNLSLRAPQIILAIALASLVATLAIVPTLGQVFLPEFREKSMVNSMVLYPGVSLDMTHRAGIALSKSLQNNPLYDWVQVRAGRTPGDADGAGVSMAHVDVELSDLALKDRETSVQLLRESFLKLPGVAPNIGGFISHRMDEVLSGVRSAVAVKIFGPDLTELRRIGEQVRDAIAPISGVVDLQLEPQLPIRQIQIEYNRQAAATYGLRMEQLSEVVETALNGRIVSQVPENQQLIDIFITLPDNARNSLDAMGTIPISTPTGEIIPLRTVASLSYGMGANVVNRENVSRLIVVSANVANRDLGSVVGDIQGQIREKVTLPQGYFIQYGGQFESEQRASNSLLWFSILAAVAIAVLMFFSVKSLPATIAIMLNLPLALVGGIISIALTGGVISIASLIGFITLFGVAVRNGLLLVDNYNTKFAQGMPLKEVIINGSLDRVNAILMTALTSALGMFPLAIATGAGNEILQPLAIVVLGGLFTSTALTLLVIPALYAQFGKRLMPQPKPATLEIQSGWKKPDFIPH is encoded by the coding sequence ATGTTGAATTCAATTCTGAATCTTACCCTCAAAAACTCCATTACTCAACGGTGGATTATCGTCATTGCCGCTATCTGTATCACCGTTTGGGGAATCTTCAGTATTACCCAAATGCCTTTGGATGTCTTTCCGGAATTTGCACCCCCTCAAGTCGATATCCAAACCCAAGCGGCAGGATTGGCACCGGAGGAGGTGGAGTCCCAAATTACGGTGCCTATTGAAACTGCTGTCAATGGTTTGCCGGGAGTGACAACCGTGCGATCGTCCTCCAAGGTTGGACTTTCAATGGTGCAAGTTGTATTTGACCCCAATGCAGATATTTATCGCGCCAGACAAGCAGTTACCGAACGACTTCAACAGATTACCAATCAACTTCCGGCAGGGGTACATCCTCCAGAAATTTCCCCCTTAGCTTCTCCCTTAGCCACGATTTTGCAATATGCCTTTACCGTCACAGAAGGAGGGGAAACTTCCTTAATGGACCTCCGCAATTTCGTCGATAGTACCCTCACCCAGCAAATTTTATCGGTGCCAGGGGTGACTCAAATTACGGTGTATGGCGGTGAGGAACGACAGGAACAAGTGCTGGTTGATCCGGCAAAATTGCGATCGCTGAATGTCTCTTTAACAGAAGTCGCCCAAGCTGCTAGAGGCGCTAATTCCAATGCCTCCGGTGGTTTTTTGATTGGTGGGGGTCAAGAATTATTGATCCGGGGAATGGGTCAAATTAAATCCATCGAAGACTTACAGGAATCGGTGGTTAAAGTGCAAGACGGCTTGCCGATTTTACTGAAAGATGTGGCAGAGGTGAAAACCGGATCAGCCCTCAAACGGGGCGATGCCAGTTTTAATGGAGAATCGGCTGTGGTGATGATGATTAATAAACAGCCTCAAGTGGATACCCCGACTGTTACCAAAGCGGTAGAATCCCGAATGCGATCGCTACAGGAGACTTTTCCCACAGATATCCAAATTAACCGCACCTTTCGCCAGTCCAACTTCATTGATTCCGCCATTAGAAATGTCAGCGGTTCTCTGATTCAAGGCATCATCATTGTTTCAGTGATTATGCTGCTATTTTTGATGAATTGGCGGACCGCAGTGATTACCTTAAGTGCCATTCCCCTCTCCTTATTAATTGGGTTATTGTTCATGAAAGCCTTGGGGTTGGGGATTAATACCATGACCCTGGGGGGATTAGTCGTTGCCATTGGTTCCGTCGTAGATGATGCCATTGTTGATATGGAAAACTGCTATCGGGGATTGCGAACCAATCAAGCTCAAGGTAATCCGAAACATCCCTTTCAAGTCGTCTATGATACGTCGGTAGAAGTCCGGCTGGCGGTGATTTTCTCCACAGTGATTATCATTGTAGTGTTTGCACCTATTTTTAGTTTAACTGGGGTGGAAGGGCGGATTTTTGTGCCAATGGGGTTGGCTTATTTACTCTCGATCGCCGCCTCTACATTGGTTGCCATGACCCTTTCCCCCGCCCTTTGCGCCATTCTGTTAGCCAATCAAACCCTTCCCCAGGAAGGTACTTTTGTTTCCCGATTAGCAGAAAGACTATATCGCCCATTGCTGAATCTTTCCTTGCGCGCCCCCCAAATTATTCTGGCGATCGCCCTCGCGAGTTTAGTAGCAACCCTGGCAATTGTTCCCACCTTGGGACAAGTTTTTCTCCCAGAATTTCGGGAAAAATCAATGGTTAACTCAATGGTTTTATATCCCGGAGTTTCCCTAGATATGACCCATCGCGCCGGTATCGCCCTATCCAAATCATTACAAAACAATCCCCTCTATGACTGGGTACAAGTCCGCGCCGGACGCACTCCTGGGGATGCCGATGGGGCTGGAGTGAGTATGGCTCATGTGGATGTAGAATTGAGTGATTTAGCGTTAAAAGACCGAGAAACTAGCGTTCAATTGCTGCGGGAAAGTTTCCTCAAATTGCCCGGTGTTGCGCCGAATATTGGTGGATTTATTTCTCACCGCATGGATGAAGTGCTCTCGGGAGTCAGAAGTGCAGTCGCCGTCAAAATTTTTGGCCCAGATTTAACGGAACTGCGCCGCATTGGGGAACAAGTTCGAGATGCGATCGCACCCATTTCTGGAGTAGTCGATTTGCAACTGGAACCTCAACTCCCCATCCGCCAAATCCAAATTGAATACAACCGTCAAGCGGCAGCAACTTATGGATTAAGGATGGAACAATTGTCAGAAGTTGTGGAAACCGCCCTCAATGGTCGAATTGTTTCGCAAGTGCCAGAAAATCAACAATTGATTGATATTTTTATCACCCTCCCTGACAATGCGCGCAATAGCTTAGATGCAATGGGTACAATTCCCATTTCTACACCAACGGGAGAAATAATTCCCCTCCGAACTGTTGCCAGTTTAAGTTACGGCATGGGAGCAAATGTTGTCAATCGGGAAAATGTCTCCCGACTGATTGTGGTTTCGGCGAATGTAGCGAATCGAGATTTAGGCAGTGTTGTTGGTGATATTCAAGGTCAAATTCGGGAAAAAGTGACCTTACCCCAGGGATATTTTATCCAATATGGCGGACAATTTGAATCAGAACAACGGGCGAGTAATAGCTTACTGTGGTTTAGTATTTTAGCAGCAGTCGCCATTGCTGTGCTAATGTTTTTTTCCGTTAAATCTCTCCCGGCAACCATCGCCATTATGTTGAATTTACCCTTAGCATTAGTTGGGGGAATTATCTCCATTGCCTTAACGGGCGGCGTGATTTCCATTGCCTCGCTAATTGGATTTATTACTCTATTTGGGGTAGCAGTCCGCAATGGGTTATTGCTGGTGGATAATTACAATACTAAATTTGCCCAGGGAATGCCTTTGAAAGAGGTGATTATCAACGGTTCCCTAGACCGAGTGAATGCCATTTTGATGACCGCTTTAACCTCTGCCTTGGGGATGTTTCCCTTGGCGATCGCCACCGGCGCAGGGAATGAGATTTTACAACCTTTAGCCATTGTGGTTTTAGGCGGGTTATTTACTTCTACCGCCTTAACGCTGTTAGTGATTCCGGCGCTTTATGCCCAATTTGGGAAACGATTAATGCCTCAACCCAAACCGGCAACCCTTGAAATCCAGTCGGGGTGGAAAAAACCGGACTTCATCCCTCACTGA
- a CDS encoding SWIM zinc finger family protein: MTNYTQPDKEWWTQQWLDLLNSYRFKKRLERARVYAREGNVLSIDFEGQKVLAKVQGTDPEPYKVSLWLDPLTDEDWTYVIQTMAERAIFSAKLLAGEMPQNIEEVFAANGVRLFPFTLEQVNSRCSCPDKANPCKHIAAVYYLLGDRFSDDPFVLFQLRGRTQSQILAALRQTRGTDTDAEPAESKAKEHKSKLHKSPLKVEKFWQYDHQLESGLVVIAPAPSSETVLDVLGPIPIKPAATGKAVMQSLTSIYQTVSQQAILSALSRDG, translated from the coding sequence ATGACTAATTATACTCAACCGGATAAAGAATGGTGGACCCAACAATGGCTAGACTTGCTGAATTCTTATCGGTTTAAAAAGCGGCTGGAACGGGCCAGAGTTTATGCTAGAGAGGGGAATGTTTTAAGTATTGACTTTGAAGGACAAAAGGTATTAGCCAAAGTCCAAGGAACGGATCCGGAACCGTATAAGGTTTCGCTTTGGTTAGATCCGCTAACGGATGAAGATTGGACTTATGTGATTCAAACGATGGCAGAACGGGCGATTTTTTCCGCCAAACTGCTGGCGGGGGAAATGCCACAAAACATTGAAGAAGTGTTTGCTGCGAATGGGGTGAGATTGTTTCCCTTTACCCTCGAACAAGTGAATTCCCGCTGTAGCTGTCCGGATAAAGCTAATCCCTGTAAACATATTGCAGCGGTGTATTACTTGTTGGGCGATCGCTTTAGTGATGACCCGTTTGTATTGTTTCAATTACGGGGACGCACCCAATCCCAAATTCTCGCTGCATTACGGCAGACTCGGGGTACGGATACGGATGCAGAACCAGCGGAGTCTAAAGCAAAAGAACATAAATCAAAACTGCATAAATCTCCTCTAAAAGTAGAGAAATTTTGGCAGTATGATCACCAGTTAGAATCGGGATTAGTGGTGATTGCACCTGCACCCAGTAGTGAAACCGTGTTAGATGTTTTAGGACCGATTCCGATTAAACCAGCAGCAACAGGAAAAGCGGTGATGCAGTCATTAACCAGCATTTATCAAACCGTGAGTCAGCAAGCGATTTTATCAGCATTAAGTCGCGATGGTTGA
- the rppB gene encoding two-component system sensor histidine kinase RppB, with protein MNSHQLFRRSRFRLAFWYAGVMAVILSLSGLSLYRSLIQSNWDAMEREMESIAGTLHDSLEPMLPPSGEATTVLKRILPELCVAGESCNISPTLIQRHTIGISDRNTYYIRLFNHQGKLLAFSPSQPLGISRTFHPEPWQTFQSPQGIRYHQFTIILHNHDPSESSSLHHSHESWGYLQIGRTLEAIDGEVQRMGWILGMGFSIALGLVMISSWWLSGLAMQPIYQSYQQQQQFTANAAHELRSPLASLLATVEAMLRLPPANQSEIPLMLQTVERQGRRLSHLISDLLLLTSLEQNSSQIPFKPCCLNDLVSDLTEEFLELAIIAELHLVSHIPEAEIYVLGHESQLYRLVSNLIANAIQYTPSGGKVEIELTRRDRLAVITVKDTGIGIATGEQTRIFERFYRVDSDRSRQTGGTGLGLAIVQAIGQKHQAHLAVESQLGYGSIFRLELAISSVINEGKKPIL; from the coding sequence ATGAATAGTCATCAATTATTTCGCCGCAGTCGGTTCCGTCTTGCCTTTTGGTATGCCGGAGTGATGGCGGTGATTTTGAGTTTGTCCGGTTTGAGTTTGTATCGATCGCTGATTCAGTCCAATTGGGATGCAATGGAACGAGAAATGGAGTCGATCGCCGGGACATTGCATGATAGTTTGGAACCGATGTTGCCGCCTTCGGGGGAAGCGACAACGGTTTTGAAGCGGATTTTGCCGGAACTCTGTGTGGCAGGAGAATCTTGTAATATTAGTCCGACGTTGATTCAACGCCATACGATAGGAATTAGCGATCGCAATACTTACTATATTCGCCTGTTTAATCACCAAGGCAAACTCCTGGCTTTTTCTCCGAGTCAGCCTCTAGGCATTTCCAGAACATTCCATCCTGAACCCTGGCAAACATTTCAGAGTCCCCAGGGAATTCGTTATCATCAATTTACGATTATTTTACACAATCATGACCCGAGTGAGTCTTCCTCCCTGCATCATTCTCATGAGTCTTGGGGATACTTACAAATTGGCCGAACTTTAGAAGCCATTGATGGGGAAGTGCAGCGGATGGGATGGATTTTAGGAATGGGATTTTCCATTGCCTTGGGGTTGGTGATGATTTCCAGTTGGTGGCTATCGGGATTAGCGATGCAGCCGATTTACCAGTCGTATCAGCAACAGCAACAGTTTACGGCAAATGCTGCCCATGAATTGCGATCGCCTCTTGCCAGTCTGTTAGCAACGGTGGAGGCAATGTTACGATTACCCCCCGCCAATCAGTCGGAAATTCCCCTGATGCTGCAAACCGTGGAGAGGCAGGGACGGCGGTTGAGTCATTTAATTTCTGATTTACTCTTGTTAACCAGTTTGGAGCAAAATTCATCCCAAATCCCTTTTAAACCTTGCTGTTTAAATGATTTAGTGAGTGATTTAACGGAAGAATTTTTAGAGTTGGCAATCATTGCTGAACTGCATCTGGTGAGTCATATTCCCGAGGCTGAAATTTATGTGTTAGGACATGAATCCCAGCTTTATCGGTTGGTGTCTAATTTAATTGCCAATGCGATTCAATATACACCGAGTGGGGGTAAAGTTGAGATTGAGTTAACACGGCGCGATCGCCTTGCGGTGATTACGGTAAAAGATACCGGAATTGGGATTGCAACGGGGGAACAAACCCGAATTTTTGAACGCTTCTACCGTGTGGATAGCGATCGCAGCCGTCAAACTGGGGGGACGGGATTGGGTTTAGCCATTGTACAGGCGATCGGGCAAAAACATCAAGCGCATCTTGCCGTGGAAAGTCAGTTAGGATATGGTAGCATTTTTAGATTAGAATTAGCGATTTCTTCGGTTATAAATGAAGGGAAAAAGCCGATACTCTAA
- a CDS encoding DEAD/DEAH box helicase — translation MAILHGSWIQSGDSTESKQIGEYLLIWGETWRRFVPDETANFGKVLAHPLAMNSPELTEFIKGLNAENRLSWELPDWANPTPTKGKKQKKTDKKAGIEPWQKVAIALPTDLSSTQGPIPLHSGSQPSEEDFALYPWQVEGLCLQPAEAIAFLSALPLGTLDPADNFIGSDLRFWSHIARWSLDLQARCKFLPQIQRPLTGGAIAHWQPLLDSDTDRKRLNRFTKQMPVACRTYQLRDPEALAVEFPPEPQELLQGFLSQALDIRIRKASGEDSIPNLVSPVKEWLQGLVSEAGMISGEPDAIAKIESAIASWTAPVAPHLAGQQPFRAAFELVPPEYGDNRWTLQYYLQSVDDAYCLVDAKTIWNNPVEKFVYQGRTIEQPQETLLRGLGLASRLFPPLETSLDTQCPQSCAIAALQAYHFIKSVTWRFEDSGLGVILPDSLSPRDGWATRLGLSVRADSPTRPQGGLGLQNLLNFKWELTIGGQTISKKEFDRLIALNSPLVEINGEWVELRDQDIRAATDFFKSRKNQMSLTLEDALRLATGDTQVMEKLPVVKFEAGGHLEELLNTITNKRTLEDLEVSSNFKGELRPYQLRGVSWLAFLQKWGLGACLADDMGLGKSIETIAFLLYLQDQKELNNPVLLVCPTSVLGNWEREIKKFGPKLKVMVHHGDKRAKGKTFAKALQGKNLAITSYPLVYRDQKELQSIPWDGIILDEAQNIKNPQAKQSKAVRDLIDEETQPFRIALTGTPVENRLQELWSIMDFLNPGYLGARQFFQRRFATPIEKYGDTDSLEALRSLVRPFVLRRLKSDKTIIQDLPEKQENPVFCGLSAEQAKLYQATVDSTLAGIDAAEGIQRHGLILALLVKLKQICNHPAQFLKEKTLNQPLRSGKLVRLEEMLEEMLAEGDRGLIFTQFAEWGKLLQPYLSQKLGREVLFLYGGTRKNQREEMVDRFQLDPQGPPIMILSIKAGGVGLNLTRANHVFHYDRWWNPAVENQATDRVFRIGQTQNVQVHKFISTGTLEEKIHDLIESKKELAEQVVGAGEQWLADLDSDNLRNLLILDRNAVIDDDEE, via the coding sequence ATGGCAATTTTACATGGCAGTTGGATTCAATCAGGGGATTCAACAGAAAGCAAACAAATCGGTGAATATTTATTAATTTGGGGAGAAACTTGGCGGCGATTTGTACCCGATGAAACGGCAAATTTTGGCAAGGTTTTAGCCCATCCTTTAGCTATGAATTCCCCGGAATTAACCGAGTTTATCAAGGGATTAAACGCAGAAAATCGCCTGTCCTGGGAATTACCCGACTGGGCAAACCCCACTCCCACCAAAGGGAAAAAACAAAAGAAGACCGACAAAAAGGCAGGGATTGAACCGTGGCAAAAGGTGGCGATCGCCCTACCCACGGATCTCAGTTCCACTCAGGGTCCCATTCCCCTCCATTCCGGCAGTCAACCCTCAGAAGAAGATTTTGCCTTATATCCTTGGCAAGTTGAGGGACTCTGCCTCCAACCCGCAGAGGCGATCGCCTTTTTATCCGCCTTACCCTTGGGGACCCTCGACCCAGCAGACAACTTTATCGGGTCTGACTTGCGCTTTTGGTCCCACATTGCCCGGTGGAGTTTGGACCTCCAGGCGCGATGTAAATTTCTGCCCCAAATTCAACGCCCCCTCACCGGGGGGGCGATCGCCCATTGGCAACCCCTCCTCGATAGCGACACCGATCGCAAGCGCCTCAACCGCTTCACCAAACAGATGCCAGTCGCCTGTCGCACTTATCAACTCAGGGACCCAGAAGCATTGGCAGTCGAATTCCCCCCAGAACCCCAGGAGTTGTTACAAGGATTTCTCTCCCAGGCCCTAGATATTCGTATCCGGAAGGCAAGTGGAGAGGATTCGATACCAAATTTGGTCTCTCCGGTGAAAGAATGGCTGCAAGGGTTGGTTTCGGAAGCGGGGATGATTTCCGGGGAACCGGATGCGATCGCCAAAATTGAATCAGCGATCGCCTCCTGGACTGCCCCAGTTGCCCCCCATCTCGCTGGACAGCAACCGTTTCGCGCCGCCTTTGAACTGGTCCCCCCAGAATATGGCGATAATCGTTGGACCTTGCAATATTACTTGCAATCCGTGGATGATGCCTACTGTTTAGTCGATGCCAAAACCATCTGGAATAATCCAGTGGAAAAGTTTGTATATCAAGGTCGCACCATTGAACAACCCCAGGAAACGTTATTGCGGGGATTAGGATTAGCTTCTCGCCTATTTCCGCCCTTGGAAACCAGTTTAGATACCCAATGTCCCCAATCCTGTGCGATCGCCGCCCTGCAAGCCTATCACTTTATTAAATCCGTCACTTGGCGTTTTGAAGATAGTGGATTAGGCGTCATTTTACCCGACAGTTTGTCCCCTCGGGACGGATGGGCGACTCGCTTAGGATTATCCGTTCGCGCCGATAGTCCGACTCGTCCCCAAGGCGGATTAGGATTACAAAATCTCCTGAATTTTAAGTGGGAATTAACCATTGGCGGACAAACCATTTCTAAAAAAGAATTTGACCGTTTAATTGCCCTGAATTCTCCTTTAGTGGAAATTAATGGAGAATGGGTGGAACTGCGGGACCAGGATATTCGCGCTGCCACGGACTTCTTTAAATCCCGTAAAAATCAGATGTCTTTGACCTTAGAAGATGCCTTGCGATTGGCAACGGGCGATACTCAGGTCATGGAAAAACTCCCCGTGGTGAAATTTGAAGCCGGGGGACATCTGGAGGAATTGCTGAATACTATTACTAACAAGCGAACCTTAGAAGATTTAGAAGTTTCTAGCAACTTCAAAGGCGAACTGCGACCCTATCAATTACGCGGCGTCAGTTGGTTGGCTTTCTTGCAAAAATGGGGCTTAGGCGCTTGTTTAGCCGATGATATGGGATTGGGTAAATCCATTGAAACCATTGCATTTCTGCTGTATTTGCAAGACCAAAAAGAGTTAAATAATCCCGTCCTGTTAGTTTGTCCCACCTCAGTTTTAGGCAACTGGGAACGAGAAATTAAAAAATTTGGACCCAAACTCAAAGTGATGGTCCATCATGGGGATAAACGGGCGAAAGGCAAAACCTTTGCTAAAGCCCTGCAAGGCAAAAATTTAGCCATTACCAGTTATCCCCTGGTGTATCGAGACCAAAAAGAACTGCAAAGTATTCCCTGGGACGGCATCATTTTAGATGAAGCGCAAAATATTAAGAATCCCCAGGCGAAACAGTCGAAAGCCGTTCGAGATTTGATTGACGAAGAAACCCAACCCTTCCGGATTGCTTTAACGGGAACTCCGGTAGAAAACCGACTGCAAGAATTGTGGTCGATTATGGACTTTTTGAATCCGGGTTATTTGGGGGCCAGACAATTTTTCCAACGGCGATTTGCTACACCGATTGAGAAATATGGGGATACAGATTCCTTAGAGGCATTGCGATCGCTGGTTCGGCCCTTTGTCTTGCGTCGCCTGAAAAGTGATAAAACCATCATTCAAGATTTGCCGGAAAAACAAGAGAATCCCGTATTTTGTGGACTCTCTGCGGAACAGGCAAAACTGTATCAAGCAACCGTGGATAGTACCCTGGCTGGAATTGATGCGGCAGAAGGGATTCAACGGCATGGTTTGATTTTGGCGTTGCTGGTTAAATTAAAGCAAATTTGCAATCATCCGGCGCAGTTTTTAAAAGAAAAGACCTTGAATCAACCCTTGCGATCGGGCAAATTGGTGCGGTTAGAGGAAATGTTAGAGGAGATGCTGGCGGAAGGCGATCGGGGCTTAATCTTCACCCAATTTGCCGAATGGGGAAAACTTCTGCAACCCTATCTCTCGCAAAAATTAGGACGAGAAGTTCTATTTTTGTATGGAGGAACCCGCAAAAATCAACGGGAAGAAATGGTCGATCGCTTCCAACTAGACCCCCAAGGACCACCGATTATGATATTGTCCATCAAAGCCGGTGGGGTGGGGCTCAATTTAACCCGCGCCAATCATGTATTCCATTATGACCGATGGTGGAATCCCGCCGTGGAAAATCAAGCCACGGACCGCGTATTTAGAATTGGACAAACCCAAAATGTGCAAGTGCATAAATTCATCAGTACCGGCACTTTAGAGGAGAAAATCCACGATTTGATTGAGAGTAAGAAAGAGTTAGCCGAACAAGTCGTGGGTGCAGGAGAACAATGGTTAGCCGACTTAGATAGCGATAATTTACGAAACTTACTCATCCTCGATCGCAATGCCGTCATTGATGATGATGAGGAGTAA